A genomic segment from Idiomarina piscisalsi encodes:
- a CDS encoding coiled coil domain-containing protein translates to MSNKDAFEKKHEAKIEEMKAEIDRLKAKAKQSEADTQIKYEEKISELEALKDQAEEKLEGLKKSSENAWSDISKGLESATQSLTTAVKAASSEFKN, encoded by the coding sequence ATGAGTAATAAAGATGCATTTGAGAAAAAGCACGAAGCTAAGATCGAGGAAATGAAGGCGGAAATTGATCGGTTAAAAGCAAAAGCTAAGCAGTCAGAGGCTGATACCCAAATAAAGTATGAAGAGAAGATCAGCGAACTTGAAGCATTAAAAGATCAGGCAGAAGAAAAGCTGGAAGGTTTAAAAAAGTCGAGTGAGAACGCTTGGTCTGACATTAGTAAAGGTCTTGAATCAGCCACCCAGTCTTTAACGACTGCCGTTAAAGCGGCAAGTAGCGAGTTCAAAAACTAA